The Panicum hallii strain FIL2 chromosome 9, PHallii_v3.1, whole genome shotgun sequence genome has a window encoding:
- the LOC112877042 gene encoding zinc finger CCCH domain-containing protein 25, with product MNPLTQVKRTQVINQKEALLGIGEDASWHAKFKDSAYVFVGGVPFDLTEGDLLAIFAQYGEVVDVNLVRDKGTGKSKGFAFLAYEDQRSTILAVDNLNGAKVVGRIIRVDHVSKYKKKEEEDEEERQQKREARGVCYAFQKGECNRGASCRYSHDEQRNANTGWGSKEDSGARWEHDKHHDIPKSRGICYAFQKGECNRGASCKFSHDEQKNSNTGWSSRDGESSRSERYGGRDSRSRHDDRRPEDRDRYRHDKSPERSRGERHRNDDRYSQGREERSERHRYDDMDRKRSRYDENSERHERRG from the exons ATGAATCCCCTGACGCAGGTGAAGCGGACGCAGGTTATCAACCAGAAGGAGGCGCTCCTTGGCATCGGCGAGGACGCGTCGTGGCACGCCAAGTTCAAGGACTCCGCCTACGTCTTCGTCGGCGGCGTCCCCTTCGACCTCACCGAGGGCGACCTCCTCGCCATCTTCGCGCA GTACGGTGAGGTGGTCGACGTGAACCTCGTGCGCGACAAGGGCACCGGAAAATCCAAGGGCTTCGCGTTCCTCGCGTACGAGGACCAGAGGAGCACGATTCTCGCTGTCG ACAATTTGAATGGAGCTAAAGTTGTTGGGAGGATCATAAGGGTTGACCATGTGAGTAAGTAcaagaagaaggaggaggaagatgaggagGAGCGGCAGCAGAAGAGAGAGGCCCGTGGAGTTTGCTACGCCTTCCAGAAAGGCGAGTGCAATCGCGGAGCTTCCTGCAGATATTCGCATGATGAGCAG AGAAATGCAAACACCGGTTGGGGTTCTAAAGAGGATAGCGGTGCACGATGGGAGCATGACAAACACCATGATATACCAAAGAGTCGTGGCATCTGCTATGCTTTCCAGAAAGGCGAGTGCAACCGTGGAGCATCCTGCAAATTTTCCCATGATGAGCAG AAAAATTCAAATACTGGTTGGAGTTCTAGGGATGGTGAATCATCCAGATCAGAGCGGTATGGAGGGCGAGATTCTAGGAGTAGGCATGATGATAGAAGACCAGAAGATCGGGACAGATACAGGCATGACAAGTCACCTGAAAGATCAAGAGGTGAGAGGCATAGGAACGATGACAGGTATTctcaaggaagagaagaaagaTCAGAAAGACACAGATATGACGACATGGATCGCAAGCGGTCAAGGTACGATGAAAATAGTGAACGCCATGAAAGAAGAGGGTGA
- the LOC112872874 gene encoding GDP-mannose transporter GONST1-like: MSVEFRSECDDIEEAKSPSNTSVAAVAVKNADASVYKIIHGYLKQKNSSIIRVAADVARKAASNKLSRKTSDVFDTLIQQQQSKWGNKTGPLLSGICYCIASCSMILLNKVVLSSYNFDAGISLMLYQNFVCVVILLILELFRVITTEELTWKLIKVWIPVNLIFIGMLVTGMYSLKYINVAMVTILKNMTNIITAIGELYIFRKGQNKKVWAALFLMIVSAVCGGITDLSFHLIGYTWQILNCFLTAGYSLTLRRLMDTAKQSTKSGSLNEVSMVLLNNALSIPFAIILVVIFDEWEYVCQAEVIREPIFWVVATASGLLGLAISFSSVWFLHQTGPTTYSLVGSLNKIPISVAGILLFNVPVSVENFCSIVFGLFAGIFFAKAKMS; this comes from the exons ATGTCAGTGGAGTTCAGGTCCGAGTGCGATGACATCGAGGAGGCCAAGTCCCCCAGCAACACGAgcgtcgccgccgtcgccgtcaaGAACGCCGACGCCTCGGTCTACAAGATCATCCACGGCTACCTGAAGCAGAAGAACAGCTCCATCATCAGAGTCGCCGCCGATGTCGCCAGGAAAGCGGCTTCCAACAA GTTATCCAGGAAGACCTCTGATGTTTTCGACACCTTAatccagcagcagcagagcaAGTGGGGAAACAAGACCGGGCCGTTGCTTTCCGGGATTTGTTACTGCATTGCTTCCTGCAGCATGATATTGCTCAACAAGGTGGTTCTCTCCAGCTACAATTTCGATGCTGGCATATCACTGATGCTATATCAG AACTTTGTATGTGTGGTCATTCTTCTCATACTCGAGCTCTTCCGTGTTATTACAACGGAGGAACTCACATGGAAGTTGATAAAAGTCTGGATTCCGGTGAACCTTATTTTCATCGGGATGCTAGTAACTGGAATGTACAG TTTGAAGTACATAAATGTTGCGATGGTGACAATATTAAAGAACATGACAAACATTATAACAGCTATAGGGGAGCTATATATTTTCAGGAAGGGTCAGAATAAGAAGGTTTGGGCTGCACTATTTCTGATG ATTGTATCTGCTGTATGCGGGGGAATTACAGATCTCTCTTTCCATCTAATTGGTTATACGTGGCAAATTCTGAATTGCTTTCTAACAGCAGGCTACTCG CTCACACTAAGGCGCTTGATGGATACAGCTAAACAATCAACAAAATCTGGCTCCCTCAATGAAGTTTCTATGGTGTTACTCAACAACGCGCTATCAATTCCATTCGCAATCATTTTGGTTGTAATCTTTGACGAATGGGAATATGTTTGTCAAGC TGAAGTTATCAGAGAGCCTATTTTCTGGGTTGTTGCAACAGCTAGTGGTTTGCTAGGTCTAGCAATCAGCTTCTCTTCGGTGTGGTTTTTGCATCAGACTGGTCCAACAACATACAG TCTTGTTGGTTCTTTAAACAAGATACCCATTTCGGTTGCTGGTATCTTGCTATTCAATGTCCCTGTAAGCGTCGAGAATTTCTGTAGCATAGTTTTTG GTCTTTTTGCTGGGATATTCTTTGCAAAGGCAAAAATGTCCTAA
- the LOC112872875 gene encoding uncharacterized protein LOC112872875: MASVGFGSTVAAVAPASSSAAGRSRPRRSVLVLPAATRGSPAPAKEEKSLVDFIFGVIFKKDQLVETDPLLNKVDGAPARGGTTSSRAKTTRGGTTAGGKKAASSDDGGSGLGFNIGGLFDKKG; the protein is encoded by the coding sequence ATGGCGTCGGTGGGCTTTGGCAGCACCGTGGCGGCCGTGGCGCCGGCGTCGTCTTCGGCCGCGGGCAGGAGCAGGCCGCGGCGGTCCGTGCTGGTCCTGCCCGCCGCCACGAGGGGCAGCCCCGCGCCGGCCAAGGAGGAGAAGAGcctcgtcgacttcatcttcgGCGTCATCTTCAAGAAGGACCAGCTCGTGGAGACGGACCCGCTCCTCAACAAGGTCGACGGCGCGCCGGCCCGGGGCGGCACCACCTCCTCGCGCGCCAAGACGACCCGGGGCGGCACCACGGCCGGCGGCAAGAAAGCTGCCAGCAGCGacgacggcggcagcggcttGGGGTTCAACATCGGCGGGCTCTTCGACAAGAAAGGCTGA